The proteins below are encoded in one region of Clostridium fermenticellae:
- a CDS encoding GreA/GreB family elongation factor, producing MKNILTEENIKKLQEELDYRMTVKRAEIAKEKLVAAAHGDRSENAEYKEACANYRENDNRIQYLMSMISTATVIDGKNIDKSIIGINSKFKIKFIEGEDEEVVSLVTTLDADPENMFISIESDLGKALNGKKVGDVVEVEAPAEKYSVEILEIL from the coding sequence ATGAAGAATATATTGACAGAGGAAAATATTAAGAAATTGCAAGAAGAATTGGATTATAGAATGACTGTAAAAAGGGCGGAGATAGCGAAAGAAAAATTAGTAGCTGCTGCACATGGTGATAGGTCCGAAAATGCTGAATATAAAGAAGCATGTGCTAATTATAGAGAAAATGATAATAGAATTCAATATTTAATGAGTATGATTTCAACTGCAACTGTGATTGACGGTAAAAATATAGATAAATCAATAATAGGAATTAACAGTAAGTTTAAAATTAAATTTATAGAGGGTGAAGATGAAGAGGTTGTATCATTAGTAACTACATTAGATGCAGATCCAGAAAATATGTTTATAAGCATAGAATCGGATTTAGGAAAAGCGTTAAATGGTAAAAAAGTTGGTGATGTAGTCGAGGTGGAGGCCCCTGCTGAAAAATACTCAGTAGAAATATTAGAGATATTATAA
- a CDS encoding EutP/PduV family microcompartment system protein, with product MRKIILFGRSECGKTTLMQALRGKDISYHKTQYINNFDVIIDTPREYAENKDLAAALALYTYEADVVGLLASSIEPYSLYPPNITPSVNREVIGIVTQIDQPNGDPKRAERWLRLAGCKKIFFVSSYTKEGVWQILDYLREDGDIMPWDKDKSKQ from the coding sequence ATGAGAAAGATAATTCTATTTGGCAGAAGTGAATGTGGGAAGACTACACTCATGCAAGCTTTAAGAGGTAAGGATATTTCATATCATAAAACTCAGTATATCAATAATTTTGATGTTATTATTGATACACCTAGAGAGTATGCAGAGAATAAAGATTTAGCTGCTGCACTGGCGTTATATACATATGAAGCAGATGTAGTCGGATTGTTAGCTAGTTCAATAGAACCCTATTCACTATATCCGCCTAATATTACTCCGAGTGTAAATAGAGAAGTTATAGGTATAGTGACACAAATAGATCAACCTAATGGTGATCCAAAACGTGCAGAAAGATGGCTCAGACTTGCTGGATGCAAGAAAATTTTTTTCGTCAGCTCCTACACAAAAGAAGGGGTATGGCAAATTTTAGACTACCTTAGGGAAGATGGAGATATTATGCCTTGGGATAAGGACAAATCCAAGCAATAA
- a CDS encoding NAD(P)/FAD-dependent oxidoreductase, producing the protein MKLFDRTQIAGMKLKNRIVMGPMGTTGEADGAYCREAINYFEERAKGGAGLIITGANVVTTKYEARPCTELSNFHHVERLNMLIERCHHYGAKVCVQVSPGLGRQQFTDPFTPPYSASDCSAFWFPSLKCKPFSKEQIHDIVNKIGYSASLAKMAGADAVELHAYGGYLLDQFQSKQWNTRTDEYGGELKNRMRFTLECIDSMRKNVGTDFPILVKFTPVHRAKGGRELEEGLKMVKILENAGIDAIHVDVGCYEVWHKAISTVYEKEGHQMDVVGAVKKVVSLPVLGQGKMFDPEKAEKAVSDGKTDYIVLAHQMLADPAWANKVKKGNTMDIVPCIGCNECLLAGFSGKHYYCAVNPLCYAEKDYMLPEKTDIKKSVLIIGGGPGGMSAAITAAKRGFNVELWEKSSRLGGNLWPAGLPTFKHDVLNLIKYMERQILKLGVKVVLNKEAVEEEVLDGKYDKIILATGSKPFMPPISGIENSVPANDYLLGIKKPGKRVVVIGGGLVGCETAAYMKETSEKVTIVEMLEDILAISEHCLNNDQALRTMIKERNIDVVGSAKVIKITPDSVIYIKNDKEYTLECDTVIIASGYRSNNELEDKLQDKVENLTVIGDAGAPRKILNAIHEGYHAIRVM; encoded by the coding sequence TTGAAATTATTTGATAGGACACAAATTGCAGGTATGAAGCTTAAAAATCGTATTGTTATGGGCCCGATGGGAACAACAGGTGAAGCAGATGGAGCATATTGTAGAGAAGCCATTAATTATTTTGAAGAAAGAGCTAAAGGTGGAGCAGGACTTATTATTACAGGTGCTAATGTAGTTACAACTAAATATGAAGCACGTCCTTGTACGGAACTTAGCAATTTTCATCATGTTGAACGTTTGAACATGCTTATAGAAAGATGCCATCACTATGGAGCAAAAGTATGTGTGCAAGTTTCTCCAGGATTAGGACGTCAACAGTTTACGGATCCGTTTACACCTCCTTATTCAGCAAGTGATTGCAGTGCATTCTGGTTTCCTTCATTGAAATGCAAGCCATTTTCAAAAGAGCAAATTCATGATATCGTTAACAAGATTGGATATTCTGCAAGTCTTGCTAAGATGGCAGGCGCAGATGCAGTAGAATTACATGCTTACGGTGGATACCTGTTAGATCAATTTCAGTCAAAACAATGGAATACACGTACTGATGAATATGGTGGAGAGCTAAAAAATCGTATGAGGTTTACTCTTGAGTGTATAGATTCTATGCGTAAGAATGTTGGAACTGACTTTCCTATACTTGTAAAATTCACACCTGTGCATCGTGCTAAAGGTGGGCGTGAACTTGAAGAAGGTCTTAAAATGGTTAAAATACTTGAAAATGCAGGTATAGATGCCATTCATGTTGATGTTGGCTGTTATGAGGTTTGGCATAAAGCAATATCTACAGTGTATGAAAAAGAAGGACATCAAATGGATGTTGTAGGAGCAGTTAAAAAAGTGGTTTCATTACCTGTGCTTGGACAAGGTAAGATGTTTGATCCGGAGAAGGCAGAAAAAGCTGTAAGTGATGGAAAAACAGATTACATTGTATTAGCACATCAAATGCTGGCAGATCCAGCCTGGGCAAACAAGGTTAAGAAGGGAAATACTATGGATATAGTTCCATGTATAGGATGCAATGAGTGTTTATTGGCCGGATTTTCAGGCAAACATTATTATTGTGCTGTAAATCCACTATGTTACGCAGAAAAAGATTATATGCTTCCTGAGAAAACTGATATTAAAAAATCTGTACTAATAATAGGCGGCGGACCTGGAGGAATGTCAGCAGCTATTACAGCGGCAAAACGTGGATTTAATGTAGAGTTGTGGGAAAAATCATCAAGATTAGGCGGCAATCTATGGCCAGCAGGACTTCCTACATTTAAACATGATGTGTTGAATCTTATAAAATATATGGAACGTCAAATATTGAAACTTGGAGTTAAGGTAGTACTAAATAAGGAAGCAGTTGAGGAAGAAGTTTTAGATGGCAAATACGACAAAATTATACTAGCTACTGGATCAAAACCATTTATGCCGCCAATTTCAGGAATTGAAAATTCAGTTCCTGCGAATGATTATTTACTGGGGATCAAAAAACCTGGTAAGAGGGTTGTTGTAATTGGAGGTGGACTTGTTGGCTGTGAAACTGCAGCATATATGAAGGAAACTTCTGAAAAAGTGACTATTGTAGAAATGTTAGAGGATATCTTAGCAATATCAGAACACTGCCTAAATAATGATCAGGCATTGAGAACTATGATTAAGGAAAGAAATATAGATGTAGTTGGAAGTGCAAAGGTAATTAAAATAACTCCAGATAGCGTAATTTATATAAAGAATGATAAAGAATATACACTTGAATGCGATACAGTAATTATTGCATCAGGATATCGTTCAAACAATGAATTAGAAGATAAACTTCAAGATAAGGTTGAGAATTTAACGGTTATTGGAGATGCAGGAGCTCCACGAAAAATTCTTAACGCCATTCATGAAGGATATCACGCAATTCGTGTAATGTAA
- a CDS encoding DUF1287 domain-containing protein, with amino-acid sequence MVKKFLISTIFCIILSAIGIGFYIHKSLNSYDIKPKNTNIIKNKETLDEKLDKSIILVNSDKNKNGIKDQEDILLGARKEARNKVKYKSAYYVGGYPPDNEGVCTDLIWRAFKNAGYNLKDEVDYDIRNHPDAYKKVEGKPDPNIDFRRVPNLYIYFKRNVKNVTTTLKPNDLDNLKNWQPGDIVTFDNREHIAVVSDKRRADGVPYIIHSVPPYAREDDELMHWMPKITGHFRIVK; translated from the coding sequence ATGGTGAAAAAGTTTTTAATCTCAACTATTTTTTGCATCATATTGTCAGCAATAGGTATTGGATTTTATATACACAAAAGTTTAAATAGTTATGATATAAAGCCTAAGAATACTAATATTATAAAAAATAAAGAAACACTAGATGAAAAATTAGACAAATCAATAATATTAGTAAATTCAGATAAAAATAAAAATGGTATAAAGGATCAAGAAGATATACTTCTTGGTGCAAGGAAGGAAGCAAGGAATAAGGTAAAGTATAAAAGTGCATATTATGTTGGCGGGTATCCGCCTGACAATGAAGGTGTGTGTACTGATTTAATCTGGAGGGCATTTAAAAATGCCGGATATAATTTAAAGGATGAGGTGGATTATGATATAAGAAATCATCCAGATGCCTATAAAAAAGTTGAAGGAAAACCTGACCCTAATATAGATTTTAGAAGAGTTCCTAATTTATATATATATTTTAAGAGGAATGTTAAAAATGTAACTACAACATTAAAGCCCAATGATTTAGATAATTTAAAAAATTGGCAGCCTGGAGATATTGTAACCTTTGATAATAGAGAGCATATAGCTGTTGTCTCTGATAAAAGGAGAGCAGATGGAGTTCCGTACATAATACATAGTGTACCTCCATATGCTAGAGAAGATGATGAGCTTATGCACTGGATGCCAAAGATAACAGGTCATTTTAGGATTGTAAAATGA
- a CDS encoding histidine phosphatase family protein yields MGCRIVLYLMRHGQTILNKANRTQGWCDGVLTEKGIEVAVNTGIGLSNIKFKSAYSSDLGRAINTARIVIKENKVSGNLKLKELNGLREVYFGKYEGEIQDIMFGDILNYLNVKSVEEAEAKYEFQREYCNSCAVLDDTNEAEDYDTAIKRAMKTLDDICRENLKLDGGNVLIVAHGGIMRLIIDYLDKSFNIRDIDNSSIAKIIYESGKYKVESVNDTSYSKMGSKIRNSR; encoded by the coding sequence ATGGGGTGTAGAATTGTTTTATATTTAATGAGACATGGACAGACTATATTGAATAAAGCTAATAGAACCCAGGGATGGTGTGATGGGGTATTAACAGAAAAGGGAATAGAAGTAGCTGTAAATACAGGTATTGGACTTAGCAATATAAAATTTAAATCTGCTTATAGCAGTGATTTGGGAAGAGCAATAAATACAGCACGAATTGTTATAAAAGAAAATAAGGTAAGTGGTAATCTTAAGCTCAAAGAATTGAATGGACTTAGAGAAGTGTATTTTGGAAAGTACGAAGGTGAGATTCAGGACATAATGTTTGGTGATATACTAAATTATTTAAATGTTAAATCTGTTGAGGAAGCGGAGGCAAAATATGAATTTCAAAGAGAATACTGTAACTCATGTGCAGTACTGGATGATACAAATGAAGCTGAAGACTATGATACAGCAATAAAGAGAGCCATGAAGACTTTGGATGATATATGTAGAGAAAATTTAAAGCTTGATGGAGGAAATGTACTTATAGTAGCTCACGGTGGTATAATGAGGCTTATTATTGATTATTTAGATAAAAGCTTTAATATAAGAGATATAGATAATTCGAGTATAGCTAAGATCATTTATGAATCTGGAAAATATAAAGTTGAATCTGTAAATGATACAAGTTATTCTAAAATGGGTTCTAAAATTAGAAATAGTAGGTAA
- a CDS encoding chloramphenicol acetyltransferase, with translation MFHIVDMKKWERSDHFKYYTEQLKCGYSVTANLDITLFKKSLNKNGLKFYPSFIYCVSFNINSMKEFKIRLKENHQLVIYDIVHPNYTIFHNDDHTFSDMWSEYTQDFYKFYDNYRQDMKKYSGLKGVKIKPNQPPNFYCISCVPWLNFTGYSTYTSSTEPALMPIITYGKYHEENGKWLMPFTVTISHAAADGYHVSKLINNIQKTINKFDL, from the coding sequence ATGTTTCATATAGTTGATATGAAAAAATGGGAGAGAAGTGATCACTTTAAATATTATACTGAACAATTAAAATGTGGTTACAGCGTTACTGCAAATCTAGATATTACCTTATTTAAAAAATCTTTAAATAAAAATGGGCTCAAATTTTATCCATCCTTTATTTATTGCGTTAGTTTCAATATTAATTCTATGAAAGAATTTAAAATACGGCTTAAAGAAAATCATCAACTTGTCATATATGATATTGTTCATCCTAATTACACAATTTTTCATAATGATGATCACACATTTTCAGACATGTGGTCAGAATATACACAGGATTTTTATAAATTCTACGATAACTATAGACAAGATATGAAAAAATACTCAGGTTTAAAAGGCGTAAAAATCAAACCAAATCAGCCTCCAAACTTCTACTGTATATCCTGTGTGCCATGGCTTAATTTCACAGGATACTCAACATACACAAGTAGCACTGAACCTGCGCTCATGCCAATTATAACATACGGGAAGTATCATGAGGAAAACGGGAAATGGCTGATGCCATTTACTGTTACAATATCTCATGCAGCAGCTGATGGATATCATGTTAGCAAACTTATTAACAACATCCAAAAAACAATAAACAAATTTGATCTTTAA
- a CDS encoding pyridoxamine 5'-phosphate oxidase family protein translates to MFREMRRKDRKIKNDEAFKILKNSTYGILSTISENGYPYGIPINFILFNDSIYFHSALEGHKIDNIAKNSKVSFCVVGQNQVLSKEFSTKYESVIIFGKAVNVSDDDEKNKILLEILNKYSPDYIKEGKEYIKNASKATKIIKINIEHISGKSNK, encoded by the coding sequence ATGTTCAGAGAAATGCGAAGAAAAGATAGAAAAATTAAAAATGACGAGGCTTTTAAAATTTTAAAAAATAGTACCTATGGTATTTTATCAACTATAAGCGAAAATGGTTATCCTTATGGTATTCCTATAAATTTTATCCTTTTCAATGATTCAATTTATTTCCATAGTGCTTTAGAAGGACATAAAATAGACAATATAGCAAAAAATAGTAAAGTGTCCTTTTGTGTAGTTGGTCAAAATCAAGTTCTATCCAAAGAATTTAGTACAAAATATGAGAGCGTAATTATATTTGGAAAAGCAGTTAATGTTTCAGACGATGACGAAAAAAATAAAATTCTTTTAGAAATATTAAATAAATATTCGCCAGATTACATTAAAGAAGGAAAAGAGTATATAAAAAATGCAAGTAAAGCAACCAAAATAATAAAAATTAATATCGAACACATTTCTGGCAAATCAAACAAATAA
- a CDS encoding TetR/AcrR family transcriptional regulator yields the protein MLNKSTRDFIIETANKLFIEKGYNNVTVVDICTACDISKTTFYYHLKSKEDIILQFYDSLTQNISERLSSIIAMDNHWEQLVMCFESLVEEDSKYGTDFFSQMLISNLKEDYGSYDLRDNLTNIAVTIIKKGQKSGQIRNKNKAEDLYKAAAHMFFGYEVTWCIKKGNFDWKKELRRSLENIFDTAPEYRI from the coding sequence ATGTTAAATAAATCAACTAGAGATTTTATAATAGAAACAGCTAACAAATTATTTATTGAAAAAGGTTATAATAATGTTACAGTTGTAGATATCTGCACTGCATGTGATATTTCTAAAACAACATTTTATTATCATCTTAAATCTAAAGAAGATATTATACTGCAGTTTTACGACTCATTAACTCAAAATATATCTGAACGACTATCATCTATTATAGCTATGGATAATCACTGGGAACAATTAGTAATGTGTTTTGAATCTCTCGTAGAAGAGGACTCAAAATATGGAACTGATTTTTTTAGTCAAATGCTGATTAGCAACCTAAAAGAAGATTACGGGAGTTATGATTTAAGAGACAATCTTACTAACATTGCAGTAACAATAATAAAAAAGGGCCAGAAGTCAGGGCAAATAAGAAATAAAAATAAAGCTGAAGATTTATATAAAGCAGCCGCCCATATGTTCTTTGGATACGAAGTCACCTGGTGCATTAAAAAGGGGAATTTTGACTGGAAAAAAGAACTACGGAGATCCTTAGAAAATATTTTTGACACAGCACCGGAATATAGAATTTAA
- a CDS encoding sulfurtransferase, whose product MKNFVTTEWLKKHIDDENLVIVDCRGDLLDKGYGKMVYEKGHLKRAQFIDLSEQLSSSECSKHGGRNPLPEINDFKNTIENLGISNDTVVVAYDEYKIGSAARFCWMLRFAGHKFNYVLDGGIDKWISDGNVLSVDEPKVLKKGVFEVDINEDIKVNMEYVNKVKFNSEVSIIDCRTKVRYRGENEPIDKIAGHIKGAVNYYWKDNLNNDNTIKVISYLKEKFNSLFDKKEVIVYCGSGIDAAFNFLILDEIGIKARLYVGSWSDWITYKENI is encoded by the coding sequence ATGAAAAATTTTGTAACTACCGAATGGCTAAAAAAACATATTGATGATGAAAATTTAGTCATTGTAGACTGTAGGGGTGATCTGCTTGATAAGGGATATGGAAAGATGGTTTATGAGAAAGGGCATTTAAAAAGAGCTCAATTTATAGATTTGAGTGAGCAGTTATCTTCCAGTGAATGCAGTAAGCATGGTGGAAGAAATCCTTTACCTGAAATTAATGATTTTAAAAATACAATTGAGAATCTTGGAATAAGCAATGATACTGTAGTAGTGGCTTATGACGAATATAAAATTGGATCTGCAGCAAGATTTTGTTGGATGCTAAGGTTTGCAGGACATAAATTCAATTACGTCTTAGATGGCGGGATAGATAAATGGATAAGTGATGGTAATGTTCTTTCAGTAGATGAACCTAAGGTATTAAAAAAAGGTGTATTTGAAGTAGACATAAATGAGGATATAAAGGTCAATATGGAATATGTTAATAAAGTAAAATTTAATTCTGAAGTATCAATAATTGATTGTAGGACGAAAGTAAGATATAGAGGGGAGAACGAACCGATAGATAAAATAGCAGGGCATATAAAAGGGGCTGTAAACTATTATTGGAAAGACAATCTAAACAATGACAATACTATTAAAGTTATATCCTATTTAAAGGAAAAGTTTAATAGCTTGTTTGATAAAAAAGAAGTTATAGTATATTGTGGTTCCGGTATAGATGCTGCTTTTAATTTTTTAATATTAGACGAGATTGGCATAAAGGCAAGATTATATGTTGGAAGCTGGAGTGATTGGATAACTTATAAAGAAAATATTTAA
- a CDS encoding AEC family transporter, whose translation MGINTVINQIISLFLVALVGFYGGKKNIINENFSNGLSKLIVDITTPFLVIGSFSLSYDASISKNIIKAFIYSFLIFILTPLLVKPLLLKIEKGKRNVLQFAMVFSNCGFMGFPIAQSVFGNEGVIYAAIFNMAFTIFVWTYGVMLFKNSTSFKDVLKSLKNPGITSALIGLIIMIFSIKIHPILLSTMKMIGGLTTPVSMLIVGSLLSRSNLVKIIKDKSMYYGSFIKLIIVPFALYIVSLLFKENSIVLKTFILMQAMPAAAFTTIFAENFNKNKEYSAFIVSFSSLLSIITIPIIIRFCLK comes from the coding sequence ATGGGCATAAACACAGTAATAAATCAGATAATCTCACTATTCCTAGTAGCCTTGGTAGGCTTTTATGGGGGTAAAAAAAATATAATAAATGAAAATTTTTCAAACGGGCTTTCTAAATTAATAGTAGATATAACAACCCCTTTTTTAGTTATTGGATCTTTTAGCCTTTCATATGATGCAAGTATTTCAAAAAACATTATAAAAGCTTTCATTTATAGTTTTCTTATCTTCATATTAACCCCTTTACTAGTCAAACCATTATTGCTCAAAATTGAAAAAGGTAAGAGAAATGTATTACAATTTGCAATGGTATTTTCAAACTGTGGTTTCATGGGTTTCCCAATTGCCCAAAGTGTATTTGGAAACGAAGGAGTTATATATGCTGCTATATTCAATATGGCTTTTACTATATTTGTCTGGACCTATGGTGTCATGCTTTTTAAAAATAGTACAAGCTTTAAGGATGTCCTCAAATCTCTAAAAAACCCTGGAATAACATCTGCATTAATCGGACTTATCATTATGATATTTTCAATAAAGATACATCCCATACTTTTAAGTACAATGAAAATGATTGGAGGACTAACAACCCCAGTATCAATGCTTATAGTTGGAAGTTTATTATCAAGAAGTAATCTTGTAAAAATTATTAAAGATAAAAGCATGTATTATGGTTCATTTATAAAACTTATAATAGTTCCATTTGCATTATACATAGTGTCACTATTATTTAAAGAAAATTCTATAGTTTTAAAAACATTTATACTTATGCAGGCTATGCCCGCAGCTGCATTTACTACTATTTTTGCGGAGAATTTCAATAAAAATAAAGAGTATTCTGCCTTTATAGTATCATTTTCATCATTACTTTCAATAATTACAATTCCAATAATAATTAGGTTCTGCCTTAAGTGA
- a CDS encoding DNA-deoxyinosine glycosylase, translated as MGNIQSFKPIIDRNSRILILGSVPSVESLNKKQYYANKRNQFWKIIFSLYNLTPLKSYDKRIEFLMEKNIALWDVIGVCSREGSLDSNIKNEIPNDFKTLFKKYPNIKYVFFNGNKSYETFKRKVGFKQYIYITFCKLPSTSPAHTVPFESKLSRWKNILIKV; from the coding sequence TTGGGAAATATACAATCCTTTAAACCAATAATAGATAGAAATTCAAGAATCTTAATATTGGGTTCAGTGCCCAGTGTTGAATCATTAAATAAAAAACAGTATTATGCAAATAAAAGAAATCAATTTTGGAAAATAATATTTTCACTATATAATCTTACACCATTAAAATCATATGACAAAAGAATAGAATTCCTTATGGAAAAAAACATTGCTCTTTGGGACGTTATAGGTGTATGTTCTAGGGAGGGAAGCCTAGATTCAAATATAAAGAATGAAATTCCTAATGATTTTAAGACTTTATTTAAAAAGTATCCAAATATTAAATATGTTTTCTTTAACGGAAATAAATCCTATGAAACATTTAAAAGAAAAGTAGGTTTTAAACAATACATTTATATAACATTCTGCAAATTACCATCAACAAGTCCCGCCCACACTGTTCCCTTTGAAAGCAAACTTAGCAGATGGAAAAATATCCTAATTAAGGTATAG
- a CDS encoding BMC domain-containing protein: MEKKSILDMEGKTRLIQETVPGKQITIAHIIASPDEIIYKKLGLDPAVNYEKAAIGILTMCPSETTIIAGDIANKTADVDLGFIDRFSGTLIITGGISEIQAAVTSIIEYCKNNLGFTVCGITRT, from the coding sequence ATGGAGAAAAAAAGTATATTAGACATGGAAGGAAAAACAAGACTTATTCAAGAGACAGTTCCAGGTAAGCAGATTACTATCGCACATATAATTGCAAGTCCAGATGAAATTATATATAAAAAATTGGGACTAGATCCTGCAGTTAATTATGAAAAAGCGGCAATTGGTATACTGACAATGTGTCCAAGTGAGACTACGATTATTGCTGGAGATATAGCTAATAAAACTGCGGACGTAGATTTGGGATTTATAGATAGATTTAGTGGAACTTTAATTATAACAGGTGGAATTTCAGAAATTCAGGCTGCTGTTACATCCATTATAGAATATTGTAAGAATAATCTTGGATTTACGGTATGTGGGATAACAAGAACATAG
- the brnQ gene encoding branched-chain amino acid transport system II carrier protein: MEQKLTFKQNLLIGSLLFGLFFGAGNLIFPVQMGQEAGNHTLAATIGFLITGVGLPILGVVASALSRSENLLDMASPVNKSYAKIFTCLLYLTIGPLFAIPRTATVAFEIGIHPFISDNYLKIGLFIFSLMFFIFALYFSLKPGRILDWIGKYLTPIFLVLLSILLIVTFVKPMGQISQYAAQGKYVSQPLFTGFLDGYNTMDALASLAFAIIIISNIRKLGIKNPTSIAIETCKSGVVSIIAMTFIYASLAYMGATSLGSINRADNGGIILSMVSNHYFGVIGKILLAAIVTVACVKTAIGLITSCSQMFSEMFPKSISYKKYTVVFTICSLIVANFGLNTIIQLSIPVLMFLYPLAITLIILSLLNPLIHKQSTIYRFTTILTSIAAFFDFCKALPDSLSKSGLISQLVNFAHLYLPGFDYGLGWILPAFLGFLIGLIIAIARSKKNVFNN, encoded by the coding sequence ATGGAACAAAAATTAACTTTTAAACAAAACCTTTTGATAGGTTCATTATTATTTGGACTATTTTTTGGGGCAGGCAATTTAATATTCCCTGTTCAAATGGGGCAGGAAGCCGGAAATCATACTTTAGCAGCAACTATTGGATTTTTAATTACAGGTGTAGGATTACCTATTTTAGGTGTAGTCGCTTCGGCACTTTCAAGAAGTGAAAATTTACTTGACATGGCAAGCCCTGTTAATAAAAGTTATGCAAAAATATTCACTTGCCTTTTATATCTCACAATTGGACCGCTGTTTGCAATTCCACGTACTGCTACAGTTGCATTTGAGATAGGAATTCATCCGTTTATTTCTGACAATTATTTAAAAATAGGACTATTTATATTTTCATTAATGTTTTTTATTTTTGCGCTTTATTTTTCATTAAAACCTGGTCGAATTTTAGATTGGATTGGTAAATACTTAACCCCAATCTTCTTGGTACTTTTATCAATTCTATTAATTGTAACTTTCGTAAAACCTATGGGACAAATTAGTCAATATGCGGCCCAAGGCAAATATGTTTCTCAACCATTATTTACCGGTTTTCTGGATGGATATAATACAATGGATGCCTTGGCTTCTTTAGCCTTTGCAATTATAATTATTTCTAACATAAGAAAATTAGGTATAAAAAATCCAACCTCTATTGCCATCGAAACATGTAAATCAGGTGTAGTGAGTATTATTGCTATGACATTTATCTATGCATCCCTGGCCTATATGGGAGCTACAAGTTTGGGAAGTATAAACCGTGCTGATAATGGTGGAATCATTTTATCTATGGTAAGTAATCATTATTTTGGAGTCATCGGAAAAATATTGCTTGCAGCTATTGTAACAGTTGCTTGTGTAAAGACAGCTATTGGTCTCATTACTTCTTGTTCTCAAATGTTTAGTGAAATGTTTCCAAAATCCATTTCCTATAAAAAATATACAGTAGTATTTACAATATGTTCGCTTATAGTTGCCAACTTTGGATTAAATACAATTATACAACTATCTATACCTGTTCTTATGTTTTTATATCCTCTGGCAATAACTCTAATTATATTATCTTTGCTTAACCCTCTTATCCATAAGCAGAGCACGATATATAGGTTTACTACAATCTTAACATCCATTGCTGCATTCTTTGATTTTTGTAAAGCGCTCCCTGATTCGCTTTCAAAGAGTGGATTAATATCACAGCTTGTCAATTTTGCTCACTTATATCTTCCAGGCTTTGACTATGGACTTGGATGGATATTACCAGCATTTTTGGGATTTTTAATAGGTTTAATTATTGCGATTGCCCGCAGTAAAAAAAATGTATTCAATAATTAA